A window of Stigmatella erecta genomic DNA:
TGCCGATCAGCTCCAGCCGGGTCGAGGCCAGCACCAGGTCCCGGTCATCCACCAGCAGGGCCACCCGGACGTGGGGGTCGGCGCCCAGCTCGGAGATGCGGGCCCGCACCGCGGCGAGCTGCCCGGCCTTGAGGTTCCGGGCCAGCGCCATCTGCAGGCGGGCCACCTGGAGGGTGACCTTCTTGGCGGTGCTCTCCTCCACCTCGAGGAGGCGGGCATTGCCCTCGTGCCGCAGCGTGTGCAGCCCCAACGCGACGGCGTAGGCCACCAGGAGCAGGAATGGCAGCAGCAGCAGGTACCCACGGGTGCGCTGCCCTGCCATCCACCATCCATCGCCACTGGACATGCGTTTCTATGTACTTCACACGTCAGGGGGGATGCACTAGGGCAAAGCCCTCTTCGGTGCTCAACCCCGGCAAAGTTCTCCCAGGATGCGCAGGGCCTCCCGGGCGGCGTCCTCGGGCCGGACGCTCGTGTCCGAAATGCCCGCGATGACCCGGGTCAGGTCGTGGTCGACCGGCCGGGGCACGCCCGTCCACCCCTTGCCCGAGGGGGCCGTGAGGTACACGGAGAAGCTGTGGTGGCCGGAGCCCGGGCGCTCGCCCACCACGTGGATGAGGGCCCGGGGCAGCGGGTCGGCCTCGTCCCCGAACAGTAGCGCTCCCACCTGGTAGCCCGCGCGCACCCGGCCGTAGGACACCACCAGGTGCTCGGGGGCCACCCGGTAGTCCTGGGCCTCCAGCTCGCGCCGCAGGGCCTCCAGGAAGGGGCCCAGGTGGCCCTCGTCCATGAGCGAGCGGGGGTCCAGGCCGTCCGAGATGACGATCTGGGCATCCCAGCGGGCCTCCCGGCGCAGGCGCAGCACCTCCACCCGGCTCACCGAGCTGGCCTCCAGCCGCTCCCCGGAGCTGGGGTGGAGGATGTAGTCCCGCCGGTCCGCCGCCTGGGTGCGCAGGCGCACCACCTGGGAAATCGTCTCGATGAACCGGGGGGACAGCTCCGTCCAGATGCCCGCCTTGGCATCCTCGTAGTGGCCGCGCACCTCCTGCTCCAGCCCGGCGGCCATCTCCCAGGGCCGCGCCCCATGCCCCACCGCCAGCGCGACGCCGCGGGCGTGGACCTCGGCCATTCCCCGCCCGGCCTCCGCCCGCAGCTCCGCCTCGGAGCGCGTGTCGCCCTTGCGCCGGCGGTACTGCACGTAGACCCAGCGGGGGTCCCCGAAGTGCTCCGTGGGCCGCCCCTGCGCGTCGATGACGCCGAGCTGCTGGAAGAAGGCCCACATCCGGTCATCCACCCGGGTGCCCCACCGCTCGCGCAGCCGCACGTGGTCCTGGAAGGACGTGGTCAGGTAGCTGAGCATCGGATCGTTGCGCGTGGGCAGCGCCATCAGGTAGCCGGGGCTCGCGGGGGCGATCTGGTCCTGGCACCAGCCGAGATCATCCAGCGTCACGTCCATGTGGAGTGTGGAGCAGATGTCCAGGCCGATCATCAGCCCGTGCAGCTTGCCCATGACGATGTCTTCGAGGCAGCAGCGCACGAGCTGCTCGCGGGTGCGGAATACCTCCGGGCCGATGAAGCCCGCCACGTCGTTGACGTGCACCCAGGGCTCGGCCTCGTGCCCCGCCCCCACCCGCGCCAGCGCCACGCGCCGCTTGAGCGCGCGGGCGAAGCCGTACTTGCGCGACTCCAGCAGCACCATGTCGCAGCCGCCGTGCTGGCCGTTGGTGGCGTCGGCCCCCTGCCCCGTCTCGAAGTAGAGCCCGAAGCGGCCCGTGCGCCGCGCCGCGTACTCCACCATCTTCTCCAGGGTGATATCGAAGGTGCCGTTGGCCGCGTCGGTGCCCGCGATGCTCTGGAACCAGATGCCCGTGGTGCCCGGCTGCAGCTCCTCCACGCGCGCCTGGACATCGATGTGGGCCAGCACGCAGTGGGGCATCACCTCCTCGAGCCCGAAGGTGACGAGGAGCTCGTGCAGCGCGGCCTCCACCGCGGCCACCGAGGAGGGAGACGAGGACACCGGGTTGGTGCCCAGCACCACGTCCCCCACCGCGAAGGACCAGCCGTTGAACACCTGCCAGCGGATGTCGTCCGGGTGGTCCGTGGGCGAGTTCGGCTGGATCCTCGCCCCCAGGTACCCGCGCGCCCCCACGTGGCTGCCGGGCAGCGGGTGAAACACCTTGCTGCCCAGCGCGGTGAGCTCCGCGTCGCTCATCAGCTTCACGGCGCAGGCGATGACGTCGCTGCCCAGCCCGGCGCAGACGGACTTCACCGCCGCCTCCTCCGCCGAGAGCAGAAAGTCCTTCAGCCGGCCCACGGTCCAGTCCGCCGTCAGGGCCTGGGCCTCGGCGTCGATCGCCTCCATCATGAAGACGTGCAGCCGGTCTTCCAGGGGCGGGTGGGCGTGGATGTCCCCCACCCGGCTGCGCGCGAGCAGGGTCCGGGCGTTGGCCCGGGACTGCGCGTCCGCCGCCGCCACGCCCATGGACGCATCGCCTTCCTTGAAGGCATTGGCCGCGCCCAGCAGCTGCTGGTACAGGCGAGGCTCGAAGCCCCCCCGCGTCCGCTTCAGGTAGCCGAAGAGATCCTCGTCCGGGAGGATCTCCCGCAGGGCCACGCCCGGCGCCAGGGCCTCCGGGCGCTGGGGAATCCGGCCTTCAGCGGCATCCGGCGTGGGAGAGGACTCCTCGGACAACACCCGCTGTGGCTGCATCATGGGTACGGCCTCCATCCGCGAAGCGAGCTTCCCCCCTCACATCATCTGGGACCAGGGCCCCATGGGCTCCTCGGGGCACTTGCGGACCGGCACCGGATTGGCACACCAGGGGGGGGGCTCGAAGGGCAAGAGCGCCTTGTCGTGGGGCGGGTTGAAGTGCACCACCCGGGGCAGGCGCGGGCACCCGGAGCCGCCCTCCCAGGGAGCCGCGGGGCGCAGAAGGCGCAGCGGGGACAGCTCCCGCCCCGCCTCATCCCGGCACCAATCGAAGATGCGCGAGGCCCAGATGGACCGGGCGCCCGCGGACACGGCCGCCACCAGCTCCGCGTTCAGGGCCTCGCCGCTGCGGGGCCGGGAATCCGGCTCCTTTTCCAGCAGCCGGAGGATCAACGCGCTGAAAGCAGGGGGGACGCGCGGGTTCACCACGTGGGGCGCCACCGGCCTGCGCATCTCGAGCGCGCCGTGGAGCAAGTCCGGGGCGAGCGCCGGCGAGAAGGGCATGTGCCCCGTCACCAACCAGTACGCCGTGGCCCCCAGCGCGTACAGGTCATCCGCGGGGCGGTAGTGGTAGCGCACGCCCCGGCGCCCCCAGTTCATCCGCAGGAAGCGCAGGGCCTCGGGGCTGCGGTACATCAGCAGCTCCGTGGGCAGCGGCATCCGGGTGAGCGTATCGACTTCCTCGTTGCCGCCCGCGCGCAGGTCCAGCAGCACCGGCTCCCCATCCCCGTCGCGCACGCGGATGTTTTCCGGGCGGATGTCCCGGTGCCAGACATCGCGCAGGTGCATGTCGTCGATGGCCAGCGCCAGCCGGCTGAGGATGGCGGCCCCCTGGAGGAAGGTGGGGTTGACGGTCTCCATCCAGTTCGGCAGCGACTGGCCCTTCACGTAGTCGCGCACGAAGTAGAAGAAGCCGCTCCGGGGCCGGGGCCAGCGCCCACAGGCGTGCAGCAGCACCACGTTGGGGTGGGCCCGCTTGAGCTGGGCCGTCCACTGGTCGAACCGGCCCTCCGCCGCGCGCAGGGAGATTCGCAGCACCAGGTGCTCCCGGGGCTGGCGCACATCCTCCACCCGGTAGACCGCCCCCTGGCTGCCGTGCCCCAGGCGCTGGAGGACGCGCCAGTTGCCCACCAGGGTTCCTGGAATCAATGCATCTGGACGGACTGCGTACATCTCCATGTCCAACACAGTGAACTCCAGTTCTCAGCGGCAGCGGTCACGCTAGCAGAGCTTGGTGGGTCAATCCAACCCCGCCCCTCTCAGACTGCGGGACAAGTCCACCCTGGACTGTCTAAACCCTCGGGAACTCAGTCCCTTTGTCTAACGGCCCGAGAGCCCAGCTCTCAACATTTCGATGGCGCGGGCCAGCAAGGGGGCGACGGAGACGGCTTCCAGGGGAATGGGAAGGGCCTCGGGCCTCGGCACGCTGTCGGTCGTCAGCAGCCGTTGCAGGGGCAACCGCCGGAGGCGCTCGATGGAGGGGCCCACCAGCAGCGAGTGCGTCGCCACCACGGTGACCTCGGGCGCGCAGCCCGCCGCCAGCAGCGCCTGCACCGCGGCCTCGATGGTGCCCGCGGTGGAGATCATGTCGTCCACGAGGATGGGGGTGCAGCCCTTCACGTCCCCGGTGATGTGGTGGACATGCACCTGGGAGCCGCTCGTGCGCCGCTTGTGCACCACGGCCACGGGGAGCTTCAGCAGCGCGGCATACCGCTCCGCCCGCTTCATGGCCCCCAGGTCCGGCGCGACGATGACCGAGCCCGGGGTGACGAGCTGGCGCAGGCGCTCGGCCAGCAGGGGCATGGCGCTCAGGTGCTCCACGGGCAGACTGAAGCAGCTCTCCACGGCCGGGCTGTGCAGGTCCAACGTCACGAGCCGGTCCAGCCCCGAGGCCCGGATGAGGTCAGCCACCAGCCGCGCGCCCAGAGGCTCCCGGCCCGTCTCCCGGCGGTCCTGCCGGGCATAGGCGAAGTACGGCACGAGCGCCGTCACCCGCGCGGCGCCCCGCCGGCGGCACGCGTCCACCAGCAGCAGCAGCTCCATCAGGTGCGAGTCCACCGGGGGCCCCAGGGACTGGAGCAGGTAGACGTCACAGCCCCGCACCTCCTCGATGACCTCGACGTGGTGCTCGCCATCCGGGAAGCGGTCGATCTCGCACCGCCCGGGCTCCACCCCGAGCGCCTCCGCGATAGCCGCCCCCAGCACGGGGTGGGACGAACCGGACATCAAGACGACGCGCATGACAGCTCCCCGTGCAAGTCTGAGACTTCCAGGTGGTGCCGGATGGGACGCCCCCGCTCACGCCAGGGAGGCGCTCTCGGCGGCGGCGACATCCAGGGCCAGCTCGATCATCTCATCGAATGACGTCTGGCGCGCCTCCGCGGACAGCGCCTCGCCCGTGCGGAGCTGGTCCGACACGGTGAGCAGCCCGAGCGCCCGGGCGCCATACTCCGAGGCCACGCCGTACAGCCCGGCGACCTCCATCTCGATGGCCAGCAGCCCCATGCGCTCCAGCGCATCGAGCAGCGCGCCCTGCGGGTGGTAGAACAGGTCCGTCGAGAACACGGAGCCCACGCGGGCCACGCGCGAGCGCCGCTCGGCCGCCTCCACCGCCCGGCGGACCAGGCCAAAGTCCGCCACCGCCGGGAAGTCGTGGTCCATCAACCGCATGCGGTTGACCTTCGAGTCGGTCCCCGCCCCCTGCGCGATGATGACGCTGCGCACCGGCACGTCCTTGCGGATGGCCCCGCAGCTGCCCACCCGGATGAGCACCTTGGCCCCGTACTCCTTGATGAGCTCGGTGGCGTAGATGGACAGGGAGGGAATCCCCATGCCATGCCCCATCACGGACAGCCTCCGTCCCTGGAAGGTGCCCGTGTAGCCGTACATGTTGCGCACGGAGGTGACTTGCTGGGGCTGGGTGAGAAACCGCTCGGCGATGTAGCGGGCCCGGAGGGGGTCTCCGGGCATCAGCACCACCTCGGCGAAGTCTCCCGGCGCGGAGGAGATGTGGGGGGTTGGCATGGCCTGAGACCATAGCCCAGGCCCGCCGGAAAAAGCCTCAGGTCTTTGTCCCCTCCGCCCGCTCGCGCTCGTACGCCTCCAGCGCCTGGATGATCTCCTCCACGTCGTCGGTGATGCGCAGGTACCGCGCATACGCGTACCCCTGGGCCAGCTGCGCGAGCAGGGGGTAGACGGGGCGCGTGCGCGTCCAGAACTCGCGGCCCAGGAAAATCATCGGGCTGATCACCCCCACGGAGTTGTAGTGGTTCTGGCACGCATCCTGGAACACCTCCTGGATGGTGCCCGCGCTGCCGGGGGAATAGACGATGCCCCCCTTGGCGATGGTGAGCAGCCCGTCCTCCCGCACGCTGTTGGCGAAGTACTTCGCGATGTGGGTGGCGAAGGGGTTGGGCGGCTCATGGCCGTAGTGCCAGGTGGGAATGCCCAAGCTGGCGCAGGCCAGGAGGTCCTCGTCCCGGAGCGGAAACGCCGCGCGCACCTCGAAGGCCCGCGCGAGCCACTCCCGGTCCGTGTAGCTCGGCGCCTGGGCGAGCACGGCCAGGCCTTGCGCCAGCTCCGCCTCCGTCCGCCGGGCGAACCAGGCCCCCACGTGCGTGGCCTCCATGGCGCCGGGCCCTCCCCCGCTCACCATGAAGAAGCCCCGGCGCGTCAGCTCGCGCGCCAGCACCGCCACCGTCCGGTAGTCCGCCTCGCCCCGGCGCATGGAGTGGCCGCCCATGATGGCCACCACCTTGCGCGGGGGGCCTTCCACCGCCAGCAGTTCCTCCATCGCATCGGTGATGGCGTGGTCATGCAGCCGCTGCCCCAGCGTCTCCAGCAGCGACGGCGGGTTGGCCCGCCCCCGCTCGGTCCAGTGCGCGTAGATGCGCGCATCCAGCGTCTGTGCGTAGGTCTCCGGCCGGGCCGGCTCGAAGCCCGCGTAGAGCTCCTCCGGGGTGTAGAGGCGGTTGCGGTAGGGCACGTAGGGCAGCCCCGTGAAGGGCGGAAACACCATGGCCCCGTGGGAAATGGCCGCCTGGAGGGCCTCCTTTTCGAGCTGGCACCCCAGGAAGATCGCCCCCGCGAGCGGCAGGGCGCTCAGCTGCCGCGTGTAGCCCCGCAGATCGAGCCCTTGCAGGATGATGTTGGCGAGGGAGACGCCACCCCGGAGGTGGCGCTCGAAGGCATCGAGGGTGTCGAGCTCGGTCATGGAGATCCTCACCGCGAGAATCCCACGCCTGCCGCCGGGGCCCCGGTTTTTTTCCGCCTAGAAGAGGCGGAGCTGGGAGTCCGGCGCCTCCTCTTCCGCCGCGGCCTCGGAGGACAGCGTCTTGCAGCCGTTCGCCTGCGCCCACTCCGCGCTGGGGCCCTCCCAGCGGAAGCGCTCCATGAGCGCATACCCCCGCTCGTCGAAGCCGATCCCCTCGGCCTCCAGCTTGTCGCGCTGGTGCAGGCCCGAGGTGGTGATGCGCCCGGTGCGGCCGATGACGCGCTGCCAGGGCACCTCGACGGACCGGGGTCCGAGGGCCCCCATCGCATGGCCCACGATGCGGGCGTCGCAGCCCTCGGCCACGATGGCGGCGACATCCCCGTAGGTGGTCACCTTGCCGGGAGGGACCTGCTGGACGACCTTGTAGATGCGCTCGTAATAGCCGCGCTCGTCACTACTGCTGAGAGACATGGGGCTCCTGGCCTTTCCCGTGGACACCGCCCACCGGGAAGGCATGTCCTGGGTTGTCCCGCAAAGACACTACCGGTCAGGTCATGTGTCAATCGTGAAAAGGAGCCCCCCGGCTCACTTCACGGACGGGACGGCCGTCTCCAGCGAGCTTCGCGTCCGGAAGCCCTCGCGCTCGGGCTCCTGGCCCTGGAGCACCTGCTCCGCCAGGTAGTAGTTGTCGTATTGCGCGGGGTGAAATCCCGGCCGGAAGTACTTGATGAAGAGGCCCAGCGCCCGGGGGGCCATCTGGTGCTTGCCCAGGAGCAGCGCCCAGACATCCTTCAGGGTCCGCCGCCGCCAGAGCTGCTGGTCCTGCCTCAGCAGCATCACCATGCCCGCGTTCAGGAAGCCCGCCACCACCAGGGCCCCCAGGAAGGCGCCCAGGAGCCGCAGCAGGTAGGACGGCTGGGTCACCTTCAGCAGATCGAACGCCAGCGCCTTGTGTTCGATCTCCTCGGCCGCGTGCCACTTCCAGAGCTCGGCCATGGCGGGCTCCGCCTCGCCCAACATGTTCGAGGACAGGACGATCTCGGCCAGCAGGGCCGTCATGTGCTCGAAGCCCGCGATGATGGACAGGCAGAGCGTGGGCCCGAGCCTCTTCTCGAACACGTCCTTGAAGAGGCGGTCGGCCACCTCCAGGTACCCGTCGATCTGGTAGCCCTGGGCCCGGAGGTTGGACAGGTACTTCGTGTGCACGAAGGAGTGGGTCGCCTCCTGCCCCATGAAGCCGCGCACCTGCCGCTGGAACTCCGGATCCTTCAGGTGCACCAGCCGCCCGCGCATCACCCGCCCCATGAAGTCCTCGAAGGACACCACGAACAGATTGATCGCGTTGAAGAAGTGCGTCTGCGCTGGACTGCCCTTCAGCCAGTGCTGGGGAATGGACTGCGGAAAGGAGAAGGCCGTGCGCCGAGGCCGCACGTTTCCCGTGTCGAGCGGCCTGTGCTCGAACCGGGACATGGGTTGAATGAAGACCGTGGACGGCAGGAGCCCCAAGGAAGTCTCACAGAGGGAAGTGAGCGTTCAGCAGTGAGCATCATCATATACCCGGCCTCCCGAAAACCTGGGACCGCCCGGAGTGGCCCCCCGGGCACCTACCTGTCAGGTGCCCTCACCCACGGACGGGCCGCCCTTCCACTTCCGGGGGGCGTGCCTTACGAGATGCCGTACTTGCCCGGGGCGATGACGCCCTGGGGGTCCATGGCTTTCTTGAGCCGGGACAGCACGTTGGGAAGGACCTCGAGCCGGGCCATCGCCTCCTCCTGCGCATCCAGCGGCGCACGGGAGATGGGATAGCCCGCCTCGGCGTAGGCCTTGAACAGGGCCCGGAAGCACCTCCCGGCGCGCTGCCGCTCCTCCGCGTCCTGGCGGTTGAAGAGGATCAGGTGCAGCGCCCGGCTCATGCGGGGGCCGCAGACGTACTCGGTGACGAACTCGAACCCGTGCTCCTCCAAGATGCGGCGGGACAGGGCCTGGTGCTCGTTGGCGACGGCGCCCACCATGGGGGTGGCCGGCAGGAACCAGGTGGCGCCTCCCCCTGGCCGCCACTGGAGCAGGTCCAGCTCGTCCCGGGTGGGCTGGCCGCTGAAGGTGGCCAGGTGAATGCGGAGGATCCGGCTCTGCTCCGCCTCGGCATGGGAGATGTACCGGGCCTTGCCGGAGCGGAGGAAGTGCGCCTTGACCCGCTCCAGCATCGGCTGCAGGGCCTCCTCCGTGGGCCCATAGAACGCACCGGAGACGAGCCACGCCCCCAGGCCGTGCTTCTCCCGGAGCTCCCGGCGGAGCGCCTCCGGCAGCGGCGTCCGGCCCTGGGTCCGCGCATACGGATAGGTCTCCTCGGTCCCGAAGGCGTAGAGGTCGCTCGTCACCTTGATGAGGGTGGGCACGAGGTTGTTGAGCTTGAGCGGCCGCACCAGCTCGATGATGTCGCCGAGGTCCGCGTCCTCGGGGAAGGTGAAGAAGAAGCCGCGAATCACCGGCGGCCGGGGCATCAACCACACCCCCATCCGGGTGACGATGCCCAGGTTCGACTGCACGAAGAGGCCGTCCATGAACGGCCCATACCCGTACTTGGACAGGTACTGGGTCTTCGCCCCGGGCGAGGCGCCATCGGAGGTCCGCAGCACCTCGCCGGTGGGCAACACCACCTCGTAGCCGCAGCTCATCCCGAAGTGATCGAAGTACGGCGTGTAGCCCGCGCCCTTGTCGAGCGTGTTGCCCAGGATGCCGCCATCGGGCGGGCCCGACGTCGTATCCATCATGAGCGTGTGCCCGCGCCGTCCCAGCTCCTCGTACATCTGCGCGTAGGTGACGCCCGGCTCCACCACGGCATAGGCGAGCGTCTCGTCGATCTCGACGATGCGGTTCATGCGCCGTCCGAGATCCACCACCACCTGGCCCGGCCGCACGGGGGACTTGAGCCCCAGGCCCCGGTTCTCCCCGGTGCTCGTGGGCCAGAGCGGGACGCCATGCGTGTTGGCCAGGCGGACCACCGTCTGCACCTGGGCGGTCGAGTCCGGGAAGAGGACGCCGGCCGGGGGCCTGGCCCCGCAGGGCAGGAGGTTGACACCATAGCGCGCCAGGGTTTCAGGGTTCGTGTCCACGGCCTCGGAGCCAAGTTGCTCGCGAAGGGCCATGAAGAACAACTCGAGGGGGGAAGGCATGGGGCCCTCATCCTGCCCCACCCGCCGCCGCGCTCCCAGCCCGGGGGCGCGCTTCCATGTAAGGTGCCGCCCGGGACTTCATGCGCGCGTTTCTTTCCAGCACCTGGCGGCTGTGCGCCCGGCACTCCTTGGCCGTGGGCCTCGTGGCCACGTTCCTGC
This region includes:
- the eutB gene encoding ethanolamine ammonia-lyase subunit EutB; translated protein: MQPQRVLSEESSPTPDAAEGRIPQRPEALAPGVALREILPDEDLFGYLKRTRGGFEPRLYQQLLGAANAFKEGDASMGVAAADAQSRANARTLLARSRVGDIHAHPPLEDRLHVFMMEAIDAEAQALTADWTVGRLKDFLLSAEEAAVKSVCAGLGSDVIACAVKLMSDAELTALGSKVFHPLPGSHVGARGYLGARIQPNSPTDHPDDIRWQVFNGWSFAVGDVVLGTNPVSSSPSSVAAVEAALHELLVTFGLEEVMPHCVLAHIDVQARVEELQPGTTGIWFQSIAGTDAANGTFDITLEKMVEYAARRTGRFGLYFETGQGADATNGQHGGCDMVLLESRKYGFARALKRRVALARVGAGHEAEPWVHVNDVAGFIGPEVFRTREQLVRCCLEDIVMGKLHGLMIGLDICSTLHMDVTLDDLGWCQDQIAPASPGYLMALPTRNDPMLSYLTTSFQDHVRLRERWGTRVDDRMWAFFQQLGVIDAQGRPTEHFGDPRWVYVQYRRRKGDTRSEAELRAEAGRGMAEVHARGVALAVGHGARPWEMAAGLEQEVRGHYEDAKAGIWTELSPRFIETISQVVRLRTQAADRRDYILHPSSGERLEASSVSRVEVLRLRREARWDAQIVISDGLDPRSLMDEGHLGPFLEALRRELEAQDYRVAPEHLVVSYGRVRAGYQVGALLFGDEADPLPRALIHVVGERPGSGHHSFSVYLTAPSGKGWTGVPRPVDHDLTRVIAGISDTSVRPEDAAREALRILGELCRG
- a CDS encoding serine/threonine protein kinase, which translates into the protein MEMYAVRPDALIPGTLVGNWRVLQRLGHGSQGAVYRVEDVRQPREHLVLRISLRAAEGRFDQWTAQLKRAHPNVVLLHACGRWPRPRSGFFYFVRDYVKGQSLPNWMETVNPTFLQGAAILSRLALAIDDMHLRDVWHRDIRPENIRVRDGDGEPVLLDLRAGGNEEVDTLTRMPLPTELLMYRSPEALRFLRMNWGRRGVRYHYRPADDLYALGATAYWLVTGHMPFSPALAPDLLHGALEMRRPVAPHVVNPRVPPAFSALILRLLEKEPDSRPRSGEALNAELVAAVSAGARSIWASRIFDWCRDEAGRELSPLRLLRPAAPWEGGSGCPRLPRVVHFNPPHDKALLPFEPPPWCANPVPVRKCPEEPMGPWSQMM
- a CDS encoding ribose-phosphate diphosphokinase, translated to MRVVLMSGSSHPVLGAAIAEALGVEPGRCEIDRFPDGEHHVEVIEEVRGCDVYLLQSLGPPVDSHLMELLLLVDACRRRGAARVTALVPYFAYARQDRRETGREPLGARLVADLIRASGLDRLVTLDLHSPAVESCFSLPVEHLSAMPLLAERLRQLVTPGSVIVAPDLGAMKRAERYAALLKLPVAVVHKRRTSGSQVHVHHITGDVKGCTPILVDDMISTAGTIEAAVQALLAAGCAPEVTVVATHSLLVGPSIERLRRLPLQRLLTTDSVPRPEALPIPLEAVSVAPLLARAIEMLRAGLSGR
- the deoD gene encoding purine-nucleoside phosphorylase, which translates into the protein MPTPHISSAPGDFAEVVLMPGDPLRARYIAERFLTQPQQVTSVRNMYGYTGTFQGRRLSVMGHGMGIPSLSIYATELIKEYGAKVLIRVGSCGAIRKDVPVRSVIIAQGAGTDSKVNRMRLMDHDFPAVADFGLVRRAVEAAERRSRVARVGSVFSTDLFYHPQGALLDALERMGLLAIEMEVAGLYGVASEYGARALGLLTVSDQLRTGEALSAEARQTSFDEMIELALDVAAAESASLA
- a CDS encoding LOG family protein, with the protein product MTELDTLDAFERHLRGGVSLANIILQGLDLRGYTRQLSALPLAGAIFLGCQLEKEALQAAISHGAMVFPPFTGLPYVPYRNRLYTPEELYAGFEPARPETYAQTLDARIYAHWTERGRANPPSLLETLGQRLHDHAITDAMEELLAVEGPPRKVVAIMGGHSMRRGEADYRTVAVLARELTRRGFFMVSGGGPGAMEATHVGAWFARRTEAELAQGLAVLAQAPSYTDREWLARAFEVRAAFPLRDEDLLACASLGIPTWHYGHEPPNPFATHIAKYFANSVREDGLLTIAKGGIVYSPGSAGTIQEVFQDACQNHYNSVGVISPMIFLGREFWTRTRPVYPLLAQLAQGYAYARYLRITDDVEEIIQALEAYERERAEGTKT
- a CDS encoding MGMT family protein; the encoded protein is MSLSSSDERGYYERIYKVVQQVPPGKVTTYGDVAAIVAEGCDARIVGHAMGALGPRSVEVPWQRVIGRTGRITTSGLHQRDKLEAEGIGFDERGYALMERFRWEGPSAEWAQANGCKTLSSEAAAEEEAPDSQLRLF
- a CDS encoding metal-dependent hydrolase, translating into MGLLPSTVFIQPMSRFEHRPLDTGNVRPRRTAFSFPQSIPQHWLKGSPAQTHFFNAINLFVVSFEDFMGRVMRGRLVHLKDPEFQRQVRGFMGQEATHSFVHTKYLSNLRAQGYQIDGYLEVADRLFKDVFEKRLGPTLCLSIIAGFEHMTALLAEIVLSSNMLGEAEPAMAELWKWHAAEEIEHKALAFDLLKVTQPSYLLRLLGAFLGALVVAGFLNAGMVMLLRQDQQLWRRRTLKDVWALLLGKHQMAPRALGLFIKYFRPGFHPAQYDNYYLAEQVLQGQEPEREGFRTRSSLETAVPSVK
- a CDS encoding FAD-binding oxidoreductase, whose translation is MPSPLELFFMALREQLGSEAVDTNPETLARYGVNLLPCGARPPAGVLFPDSTAQVQTVVRLANTHGVPLWPTSTGENRGLGLKSPVRPGQVVVDLGRRMNRIVEIDETLAYAVVEPGVTYAQMYEELGRRGHTLMMDTTSGPPDGGILGNTLDKGAGYTPYFDHFGMSCGYEVVLPTGEVLRTSDGASPGAKTQYLSKYGYGPFMDGLFVQSNLGIVTRMGVWLMPRPPVIRGFFFTFPEDADLGDIIELVRPLKLNNLVPTLIKVTSDLYAFGTEETYPYARTQGRTPLPEALRRELREKHGLGAWLVSGAFYGPTEEALQPMLERVKAHFLRSGKARYISHAEAEQSRILRIHLATFSGQPTRDELDLLQWRPGGGATWFLPATPMVGAVANEHQALSRRILEEHGFEFVTEYVCGPRMSRALHLILFNRQDAEERQRAGRCFRALFKAYAEAGYPISRAPLDAQEEAMARLEVLPNVLSRLKKAMDPQGVIAPGKYGIS